A genomic stretch from Megachile rotundata isolate GNS110a chromosome 1, iyMegRotu1, whole genome shotgun sequence includes:
- the LOC100876119 gene encoding uncharacterized protein LOC100876119 isoform X2: MSNNEILGSDHELTTSDQNDTKNAPSTEDAAPALENRNTEPTSSNTNDQTVADEKESCSENLKTEASESAGETVEKTSKVPEPVPEVLQQTIGAGDTCAVPRPDENANVQKAQEEITAPLVNKQISLSEEKPLTEEKKDDNELEILKWKEEVQKVHKERDALQKKLESTEKKLALLQGSYDALLKGEGDEVMLRRMVDQLKAKLIQTSLQLEDRIRVGLNQEKQISALNSQVASLKEVESLTRSLLQIRNMEVKHLQAEVDDMEVRISEERERYNTMINKMDAAVKLNADLKKEYETQLCLFRDLREKYEEKVTLLSEEKRALENNAQSVPK, from the exons ATGTCAAACAACGAGATTCTTGGATCAGATCACGAACTGACGACGTCTGATCAAAACGACACGAAAAATGCACCGTCGACTGAGGATGCAGCCCCTGCACTGGAGAACCGAAATACAGAACCTACTTCCAGTAACACGAACGATCAAACGGTAGCTGATGAGAAAGAAAGTTGcagcgaaaatttgaaaaccgaaGCTTCCGAATCTGCGGGAGAGACAGTCGAGAAGACTTCAAAAGTTCCTGAG CCAGTTCCTGAAGTTCTACAGCAAACCATAGGTGCAGGAGACACTTGTGCTGTTCCAAGACCCGACGAGAATGCCAACGTTCAGAAAGCACAGGAGGAAATTACAGCCCCGCTTGTAAACAAGCAGATATCGTTATCGGAGGAGAAGCCATTAACGGAGGAAAAGAAAGACGACAATGAACTCGAGATATTGAAATGGAAGGAGGAGGTGCAG AAAGTCCATAAGGAACGAGATGCTCTCCAGAAAAAGTTGGAAAGCACCGAGAAAAAGTTGGCCTTGTTGCAAGGTTCGTACGATGCTTTGTTGAAAGGCGAGGGAGATGAAGTGATGCTTCGACGAATGGTGGATCAGTTGAAAGCTAAACTGATACAAACCTCGTTGCAATTGGAAGATCGTATTCGCGTGGGTCTTAATCAGGAGAAACAAATTAGCGCTTTGAACAGTCAGGTGGCTTCGCTAAAGGAAGTGGAGTCTCTTACCAGGAGCCTGTTACAGATACGCAACATGGAAGTTAAACACTTACAG GCAGAGGTAGACGATATGGAAGTTCGAATTTCCGAGGAACGAGAACGGTACAACACTATGATAAATAAAATGGATGCTGCGGTGAAATTGAACGCTGATCTGAAGAAGGAATACGAGACACAGTTATGTCTTTTCCGAGATTTACGAGAGAAGTACGAAGAGAAGGTCACGTTGTTATCTGAGGAGAAACGGGCCCTCGAAAACAACGCACAATCAGTTCCTAAATAA
- the LOC100877831 gene encoding mitochondrial import inner membrane translocase subunit Tim17-B, whose translation MEEYAREPCPWRIVDDCGGAFTMGAIGGAVFQSIKGFRNAPSGLNKRFMGSLMAVKQRSPIIAGNFALWGGMFSTIDCTLVHLRKKEDPWNSIISGAATGGILAARNGLPAMAGSAIIGGVLLALIEGVGIFVTRLSADQFKPPSFTEDPTHLGQTSQGHPS comes from the coding sequence ATGGAAGAGTACGCGAGAGAACCATGCCCTTGGCGTATAGTAGATGACTGTGGTGGTGCATTCACGATGGGTGCGATCGGTGGTGCTGTATTTCAAAGTATTAAAGGTTTCCGCAATGCACCCAGTGGACTAAACAAGAGGTTTATGGGAAGTCTAATGGCTGTCAAACAGAGATCCCCAATTATTGCTGGAAATTTTGCACTATGGGGTGGAATGTTCTCTACGATAGATTGTACATTGGTACATCTAAGGAAAAAAGAAGATCCTTGGAACTCCATTATTAGCGGGGCAGCTACTGGTGGAATATTAGCGGCCAGAAACGGTTTACCAGCTATGGCTGGTAGTGCAATTATCGGAGGAGTGTTGTTGGCTTTAATAGAAGGTGTTGGAATATTTGTCACACGTTTATCCGCGGATCAATTTAAACCTCCATCTTTCACGGAAGACCCAACGCATCTGGGACAAACATCACAGGGTCATCCATCATAA
- the LOC100877721 gene encoding uncharacterized protein LOC100877721 yields the protein MENIEKYSARVNTNELLAYQRDLKKEKELLQNMLTKIDDQIHRLQVEQLHLLGLANKSLKGSEQSDKLISDDEEDPINKSLDLSVAPAFKQYEEEIEDEDDI from the exons atggaaaatatagaaaaatacagTGCAAGAGTAAATACCAATGAATTACTTGCATACCAACgagatttaaaaaaagaaaaagagcttCTTCAAAACATGTTAACAAAGATTGATGACCAAATACACAGATTACag GTGGAGCAGCTTCATTTATTGGGATTAGCGAATAAATCTTTGAAAGGTTCTGAACAGTCAGATAAATTGATAAGCGATGATGAAGAAGATCCTATAAACAAATCCTTAGATTTATCTGTAGCCCCAGCTTTCAAACAATATGAAGAAGAAATAGAAGATGAAGATGACATTTAA
- the LOC100876119 gene encoding uncharacterized protein LOC100876119 isoform X1 encodes MSNNEILGSDHELTTSDQNDTKNAPSTEDAAPALENRNTEPTSSNTNDQTVADEKESCSENLKTEASESAGETVEKTSKVPEPVPEVLQQTIGAGDTCAVPRPDENANVQKAQEEITAPLVNKQISLSEEKPLTEEKKDDNELEILKWKEEVQKVHKERDALQKKLESTEKKLALLQGSYDALLKGEGDEVMLRRMVDQLKAKLIQTSLQLEDRIRVGLNQEKQISALNSQVASLKEVESLTRSLLQIRNMEVKHLQEVKHLQAEVDDMEVRISEERERYNTMINKMDAAVKLNADLKKEYETQLCLFRDLREKYEEKVTLLSEEKRALENNAQSVPK; translated from the exons ATGTCAAACAACGAGATTCTTGGATCAGATCACGAACTGACGACGTCTGATCAAAACGACACGAAAAATGCACCGTCGACTGAGGATGCAGCCCCTGCACTGGAGAACCGAAATACAGAACCTACTTCCAGTAACACGAACGATCAAACGGTAGCTGATGAGAAAGAAAGTTGcagcgaaaatttgaaaaccgaaGCTTCCGAATCTGCGGGAGAGACAGTCGAGAAGACTTCAAAAGTTCCTGAG CCAGTTCCTGAAGTTCTACAGCAAACCATAGGTGCAGGAGACACTTGTGCTGTTCCAAGACCCGACGAGAATGCCAACGTTCAGAAAGCACAGGAGGAAATTACAGCCCCGCTTGTAAACAAGCAGATATCGTTATCGGAGGAGAAGCCATTAACGGAGGAAAAGAAAGACGACAATGAACTCGAGATATTGAAATGGAAGGAGGAGGTGCAG AAAGTCCATAAGGAACGAGATGCTCTCCAGAAAAAGTTGGAAAGCACCGAGAAAAAGTTGGCCTTGTTGCAAGGTTCGTACGATGCTTTGTTGAAAGGCGAGGGAGATGAAGTGATGCTTCGACGAATGGTGGATCAGTTGAAAGCTAAACTGATACAAACCTCGTTGCAATTGGAAGATCGTATTCGCGTGGGTCTTAATCAGGAGAAACAAATTAGCGCTTTGAACAGTCAGGTGGCTTCGCTAAAGGAAGTGGAGTCTCTTACCAGGAGCCTGTTACAGATACGCAACATGGAAGTTAAACACTTACAG GAAGTTAAACACTTACAg GCAGAGGTAGACGATATGGAAGTTCGAATTTCCGAGGAACGAGAACGGTACAACACTATGATAAATAAAATGGATGCTGCGGTGAAATTGAACGCTGATCTGAAGAAGGAATACGAGACACAGTTATGTCTTTTCCGAGATTTACGAGAGAAGTACGAAGAGAAGGTCACGTTGTTATCTGAGGAGAAACGGGCCCTCGAAAACAACGCACAATCAGTTCCTAAATAA